In Phaseolus vulgaris cultivar G19833 chromosome 3, P. vulgaris v2.0, whole genome shotgun sequence, the sequence CTGTATGGTTAGGCCCTTGGAATTGAAGAGTTTTATGAGTTGATCGACGGTTGAGTTTGCATGAGGGATGTTCGATGCCACCCTTGATGCCGTTGATATCTTTCCGTCCCATCTTCCCTTCTTCACTGGGTAATAAGGCCCTCCTGCCTGTCTCACATAACACCTTACTGTAATGCCTCTAATACATTctttaatacattttttgaaatatttttttattgtcaaatcaaaattataaaaatttaaagatttCACTTATTTAGTTAGTCTCACTCATTATTTTATAGCTTCTAACACAATttaacagataaaaaaaaataagaaatgcatGACAAAGAgtgtattataaaaaatatgccTTTAATATTCTAGACTTAGAAAAACTAAAGTATGTTTGAGTGTTTTACCATAAACACAAACAGGTACTAACTTATTGTTTTTAATGTGACAATCTTGTCACTTATGGTAGCAATTGGATTAAAGAAAACTTGTCAATCATTGAAATCTTTAGAAGAAACAGTAACTATTGAGGAGCAATGTGCATTAAAATATAAAGGAATAACATGATTAGCCACATATTTTTATCATACTTAACAATGATAATGAGTTATTGCATTTGATTTGAATGACaactaataaaattttatgcATCGGCATTCACCAATTTGTTTCTAATTACATAACCACATAAAACCAAAACCTTAAATAATTCAGTTTGGTCCGGTCAGCTTGTtttatacaactttttttttcttgaataaaCACAACTTTGACTTTACTCTCTCTTCCAAATAATAAATCAACTTTTAAAACTCAATAAAAACAATACCAAGTTAAAATACAATTATCTATAAACATGTAAATTGtagaataaatatataattagttttattatCGATGGTGCAAAATTTGTTCATAAATCAATATGTATAGCACAGAAAAAGACACGAAAAAATAGACCTAAGATTAAGACGCAGCGTTGTGTCTGGTGCCCAAATAATCCAAACATATAAGTACAAAAGTTGGGCTGTTTTGGACTCTAGCATATTATGCCCAACTAATACTCAGCAATTGATTatcatataaaaacaaatttaaattaactttattCAGAATCCATAATCCATGAAAAAACACCCAAGTTTTCCAACATATATGACCAAACACCCTTTGCATTAGCTCTTTTGTGTGTTTGTTTAGGAAGAAAAAAATTGGGTATGTTTTCTTTCTCAATTTTCCTTTTCATTCTACAGTGTAAAGAAGCTCTTTCCACCAATTAATACCCAATTTCATTacacataattatataatatccAATGTCATCACAAGTGGCAGACAGATAGGCTACAATAAATCTAGGACACCTTTTCACTTGTACCATAAGTCTATACGTCtaaattttataacatttttggCACTGGAAGCAAAACTGCTATGTAAGAAACACAGAATATGCATCAGTAAAAGGGAAGAAAATCAGAAGAACCACTCAGAAAATAGAAGGGGATAAGCATAGTGTGGATTTCTTTCCTCATAGTTTAATGGTCCTTATTTCAGTGGACCAATTGTGGCtagcacaacaacaacaattgTGTGAACTGAAACCCTTGAATTATGTGTGGCAAGAGAAAGAAATCAAGAAACCAGAAGGCAGAGgtgaatgaaaaaaattaagatatttgATAAATGAAGAggaaataaatataaagtataGATTTTGATTAATTCAGGGTTGAAAATGCATTGAATTAAACTGATAGAGAAAATATATGATAAGCATGATGGGAATTGCAACAAAACAGCAACAACTTACCAGGTGAACATAATCTCTGGCGGCAATTACAAGAATATCCGCACATGACACCACACCAGGGCACTTTCTCTCCACTAGTTCCTTAGCTTTTCTCACACTCTCAAAACCTTCCACCTTCAAGTCTCTATTATCCTCTGCATCCTTCTCTGCCAATTCCTTGCTTCCACCCTTTGATGCTATTAAAATTGAGGCATCACACCCCTGCACTCACCCATTCAGGAATTAAGATACTCACTACACAAAAGAGACCACCACACCACAAAAGTCACTACCAAACATGGATCAATGCTGAGACTGAGACATTCCTTTTAGACTGCTGGATCAAGACAGGAAAACAAGATTTGCTTTTTGGTTTTAAAACTTTGACAATATAAAGAGAACTCACAACACATTTTTGTCACATACCTTGTTATTGGCTAAAATTTGTTAGAAACTAGAAAACTATTACTGGGATTCATACAATATGAAGTAAGATCTAGAAAATTTTGTGATTGAGAAAACAAGTCTCTGCATGCATGCAAGTCAAAGCTAAATCCTTTTTTTGAGGGGTTGGAATTGATCTTACTCCTACGAAGCAATCATGGAAGAGGAGGCGAATGGTGGCAGGGCCAGAAACAGGTGATTCTTTGAATTGTTGAGAAGTGACTGAACCAACAAGCTGCTCTACCTGGGGGCATGATTTGGCATAGTAGTTTACTGAGAGTTGGCGAGGGGGCCGTGTAGTGTTGGCATGTGTGGCTAAGCAAGAAGTTCCACTGAAAATGAAGAACACAAAGAAAGATGTGAATGGTAGTGAAAAGGAAGTGGATGCAAAAGAAGGTAGAGACATGAGTTTAGATGATGGGGCAGTTTAGGAGAAAGAAAAGGAGAGTAGTTAAGAAGATGAAGAGTGAAGGCAAGGATGAATGTTTTTGTGTGTGTATGGGAATATGGGATAGTTTGTCAGATCAAAAAATGGGGGTTTAAATATTAGAGGGAATCAATTCCCGTGAGTCTCGTAGAAGAGAAAAACGAAGCTGAATTAATTGCTGCTATCTACTGCAGAAAGGTCCTGACACCTcagaaaaagaaattacaaaaatcaATAAGACATCCCTTTGAACATGTTTAAACTCTACATGAAGTCCACCACCTGAAAACACCACATTTTTGCTTCAATCATGCATAATAATAGGTCTTGGTTTGGACAATTGCATATAGGTTGCAAATTATGCTCTCTAGCTCTACTTTTTTTGCACACCACTTTTATTATTTGGTACAAAACTAGTTTGAGAAACGTAATCGAgtaaagaataatataaaagtACCATTTTGAATGCAGAAAGTAGGGTGAAGCAGTAATTAGAGGGAAGGACACGATAGAGTGAGTCAGTGAAGTGTGAAGCCCACAAGAAGATGACATTGGTGCAGCCATTGCATGAGTTATTAAATGCAAAGCATGTGCAACCAAAAGAGCCACTAGATCATAAATAAATGAAGCTCTTGATAGTAATTAATCTAAGTTTACTGATTTCTCCATCCTTTGGGTGCTTTTCCTTTTTCAGGTTGG encodes:
- the LOC137806514 gene encoding peroxidase 19 isoform X2 is translated as MSLPSFASTSFSLPFTSFFVFFIFSGTSCLATHANTTRPPRQLSVNYYAKSCPQVEQLVGSVTSQQFKESPVSGPATIRLLFHDCFVGGCDASILIASKGGSKELAEKDAEDNRDLKVEGFESVRKAKELVERKCPGVVSCADILVIAARDYVHLAGGPYYPVKKGRWDGKISTASRVASNIPHANSTVDQLIKLFNSKGLTIQDLVALSGAHTIGFAHCKNFVARLYSYRGKGQPDPDMDPKLLHALRMYCPNFGGNSDIVAPFDATTPFLFDHAYYGNLQNKMGLLASDQALALDPRTKPFVLDFAKDNHKFFQAFVAAMDKLSSVKVVRGKRHGEKRRDCSMHM
- the LOC137806514 gene encoding peroxidase 19 isoform X1; protein product: MAAPMSSSCGLHTSLTHSIVSFPLITASPYFLHSKCGTSCLATHANTTRPPRQLSVNYYAKSCPQVEQLVGSVTSQQFKESPVSGPATIRLLFHDCFVGGCDASILIASKGGSKELAEKDAEDNRDLKVEGFESVRKAKELVERKCPGVVSCADILVIAARDYVHLAGGPYYPVKKGRWDGKISTASRVASNIPHANSTVDQLIKLFNSKGLTIQDLVALSGAHTIGFAHCKNFVARLYSYRGKGQPDPDMDPKLLHALRMYCPNFGGNSDIVAPFDATTPFLFDHAYYGNLQNKMGLLASDQALALDPRTKPFVLDFAKDNHKFFQAFVAAMDKLSSVKVVRGKRHGEKRRDCSMHM